A part of Candidatus Eremiobacterota bacterium genomic DNA contains:
- the shc gene encoding squalene--hopene cyclase: MHATPSNRESDRPAAPALDDAIARAVDALFQLQHPDGYWWAELQSNVSITAEVVLLHHVWGRFEKVPRAAAERYFRGEQREHGGWELAFGDGGELSVTVEAYMALRLLGVAADDPALRRAREFVLARGGITRTRIFTKMHLALIGAYEWAGLPALPPWLMVLPERGPFSIYELSSWARGSTVPLILLFDRKPVYAPVLQLDELYAEGRANAQFALPAANGATERFFNGVDRVLKWSERTGLVPFRARGIELAEQWTVERQEHTGDWGGIIPAMLNAMLALRAIGYDASDPVVVRGWSAIDAFTITANGAYRVQPCISPVWDTGLAVRALTDAGVPRDDPRLVSAATWLLEKQIVARYGDWSVKNRTGKPGGWAFEFENSWYPDVDDTAVVAMALAAVEHPQPERVRGAIARAEEWVATMQCRTGGWAAFDVDNDQDWLNRIPYGDLRAMIDPSTADVTARVLEMLARCELHGFGRARVERGLRFLLNEQEADGAWFGRWGVNYVYGTSGALAALCALRQARDDVEPAQDDATLRAIVRGAVWLKSVQQANGGWGETTDSYRDPALRGSGPPTASQTAWALIGLIASAQRLPQIAEAFVPSIERGVEYLLRAQRADGNWDEPEFTGTGFPQHFYLNYHAYRLYFPLAALGRYAAFAAAR; encoded by the coding sequence ATTCACGCAACGCCTTCGAATCGCGAGTCCGACCGCCCCGCCGCGCCGGCGCTGGACGACGCGATCGCGCGCGCGGTCGACGCGCTCTTTCAGCTCCAGCATCCGGACGGGTACTGGTGGGCCGAGCTGCAGTCGAACGTCTCGATCACGGCGGAGGTCGTGCTGCTGCACCACGTGTGGGGACGCTTCGAAAAGGTGCCGCGTGCGGCGGCGGAGCGGTACTTTCGCGGCGAGCAGCGCGAGCACGGCGGGTGGGAGCTCGCTTTCGGCGACGGCGGCGAGCTGAGCGTCACCGTCGAGGCGTACATGGCCCTGCGCCTGCTCGGCGTTGCGGCCGACGATCCGGCCTTGCGGCGCGCGCGTGAGTTCGTGCTCGCGCGCGGCGGAATCACGCGCACGCGCATCTTCACCAAGATGCACCTCGCGCTGATCGGCGCGTACGAGTGGGCGGGGCTGCCCGCGCTGCCGCCGTGGCTGATGGTCCTTCCCGAGCGCGGTCCGTTCTCGATCTACGAGCTTTCGAGCTGGGCGCGCGGCAGCACCGTGCCGCTGATCCTGCTCTTCGACCGCAAGCCCGTCTACGCGCCGGTGCTGCAGCTCGACGAGCTGTACGCCGAAGGCCGTGCGAACGCGCAGTTTGCGCTTCCAGCCGCGAACGGCGCCACCGAGCGCTTCTTCAACGGCGTCGACCGCGTGCTGAAATGGAGCGAGCGAACAGGACTCGTGCCGTTTCGCGCGCGCGGCATCGAGCTGGCCGAGCAGTGGACGGTCGAGCGGCAAGAGCACACCGGCGACTGGGGCGGGATCATCCCCGCGATGCTCAACGCGATGCTGGCGCTGCGCGCGATCGGCTACGACGCCAGCGATCCCGTCGTCGTGCGCGGCTGGTCGGCGATCGACGCCTTCACGATCACCGCGAACGGCGCGTACCGCGTGCAGCCGTGCATCTCGCCGGTCTGGGACACCGGCTTGGCGGTGCGCGCGCTGACCGACGCCGGCGTGCCGCGCGACGATCCGCGGCTGGTCAGCGCCGCGACGTGGCTGCTCGAGAAGCAGATCGTCGCGCGCTACGGCGACTGGTCGGTGAAGAACCGCACCGGAAAACCGGGCGGCTGGGCGTTCGAGTTCGAGAACTCCTGGTATCCCGACGTCGACGACACCGCGGTCGTCGCGATGGCGCTCGCCGCGGTCGAGCATCCGCAGCCCGAGCGCGTGCGCGGCGCGATCGCGCGCGCGGAGGAGTGGGTCGCGACGATGCAGTGCAGGACCGGCGGCTGGGCCGCCTTCGACGTCGACAACGACCAGGACTGGCTCAACCGCATCCCCTACGGCGACCTGCGGGCGATGATCGATCCGAGCACCGCCGACGTCACCGCGCGCGTGCTCGAGATGCTCGCGCGCTGCGAGCTGCACGGCTTCGGCCGCGCGCGCGTCGAGCGCGGTCTGCGCTTTTTGCTGAACGAGCAGGAAGCCGACGGCGCCTGGTTCGGCCGCTGGGGCGTGAACTACGTGTACGGCACGAGCGGCGCGCTCGCCGCGTTGTGCGCCCTTCGACAAGCTCGGGATGACGTGGAGCCGGCTCAAGACGACGCGACGCTGCGGGCGATCGTGCGCGGCGCGGTGTGGCTGAAGAGCGTGCAGCAAGCGAACGGCGGTTGGGGCGAAACGACCGACAGCTATCGCGATCCTGCGCTGCGCGGGAGCGGTCCGCCGACGGCGAGTCAAACGGCGTGGGCGCTGATCGGCCTGATCGCGAGCGCGCAGCGTTTGCCGCAGATCGCGGAGGCGTTCGTGCCGTCGATCGAGCGGGGCGTCGAGTACCTGCTGCGCGCGCAGCGTGCCGACGGCAATTGGGATGAGCCGGAGTTCACCGGCACCGGCTTCCCGCAGCACTTCTACTTGAACTACCACGCCTACCGGCTGTACTTTCCGCTCGCCGCGCTCGGGCGCTACGCGGCGTTCGCAGCCGCCCGTTAA
- a CDS encoding class I tRNA ligase family protein: MRYDAAAVEAKWQARWAEERCFAADAVPDGEPFFNFDGGPFPNGPLHMGHVRTFTLGDVMARYQRMRGRRVLYCFEFDAFGLPNELAAEALGVTPEELTQANILRMQRQMVRLGLSYDWEHVPATCEPRYYRWTQWLFLALRERGLVYRAAADLNWCPSCSTTLAHMQVEDGRCWRCESAVETRTLTQWYVAISRYSAILAEGLDELSGFSDRVRNVLRGFLGATSGIEVELAPADASGLALRAFVADELANAAPAYAAVAPGHPVLAALLPDASGELAEWSRPAGRARRRTGGRADDALDGFDTGLRVRLPDRTTVIPVFVARYAEQGFATGIELGVPAKSPRDRAFAERHGLAWRGGDAAPLRGRRATHYHVHDWLVSRQRAWGTPIPIVHCTACGEVPVPEDRLPVRVPSRPPNGEPGGLAAVPGFAETVCPRCDAPARRETDTLDCYFDVVWCFLGCAARLDDGFRFSAADFAPWMPVDWFHNGLDSFFYMHLYRFIGRVLYEMGILAEPEPIRRYAGHDAVLLAGRKMSKHHGNTVAPDEIVERVGADVLRLQILGAANPLKSVEWSASGVERAQRFLADAWSLVCRVAEDVRDGDGPLRAAGDERRLPLEDAVDQSVRRITAFVERYQYAGCIRELQSLLRRLRAGLERLERRPDDERLRAALVASARRFVQVLAPFAPHAAEEMWERLGGDGLVAVAPWPGVLPAFGAAA, from the coding sequence ATGAGGTACGACGCCGCGGCGGTCGAGGCGAAGTGGCAGGCGCGGTGGGCGGAGGAGCGCTGCTTTGCAGCCGACGCCGTGCCGGACGGCGAGCCGTTCTTCAACTTCGACGGCGGACCGTTTCCGAACGGTCCGCTGCACATGGGGCACGTGCGCACGTTCACGCTCGGCGACGTCATGGCGCGCTACCAGCGGATGCGCGGGCGGCGCGTCCTCTACTGTTTCGAGTTCGACGCGTTCGGGCTCCCCAACGAGCTCGCGGCGGAGGCGCTGGGCGTCACGCCGGAAGAGCTGACGCAAGCGAACATCCTGCGGATGCAGCGGCAAATGGTCCGCTTGGGTCTGAGCTACGACTGGGAACACGTCCCCGCGACGTGCGAGCCGCGCTATTACCGCTGGACGCAATGGCTGTTCCTTGCGCTGCGAGAGCGCGGCCTCGTCTACCGCGCCGCGGCGGACCTCAACTGGTGCCCCAGCTGCAGCACGACGCTCGCGCACATGCAGGTCGAGGACGGCCGGTGCTGGCGCTGCGAGAGCGCCGTCGAGACGCGCACGCTCACCCAGTGGTACGTCGCGATCTCGCGCTACTCGGCGATCCTTGCCGAAGGCCTCGACGAGCTCAGCGGGTTCAGCGACCGCGTCCGCAACGTGCTGCGCGGATTTCTCGGCGCGACGAGCGGGATCGAGGTCGAGCTCGCGCCGGCGGACGCTTCGGGCCTTGCGCTCAGAGCGTTCGTCGCGGACGAGCTTGCGAACGCCGCACCGGCGTACGCCGCCGTCGCTCCGGGACACCCCGTGCTCGCGGCGCTGCTTCCGGACGCGAGCGGCGAGCTCGCCGAATGGTCGCGGCCGGCCGGCCGCGCGCGCCGGCGAACCGGGGGGCGCGCGGACGACGCGCTCGACGGATTCGACACGGGCCTGCGCGTCCGGTTGCCGGATCGCACGACGGTGATTCCGGTCTTCGTCGCGCGTTACGCCGAGCAGGGCTTCGCGACCGGAATCGAACTCGGCGTCCCGGCGAAGAGTCCGCGCGACCGCGCGTTCGCCGAACGGCACGGGCTCGCGTGGCGCGGCGGCGATGCGGCGCCGCTTCGCGGCCGGCGCGCGACGCACTATCACGTTCACGACTGGCTCGTCTCGCGCCAGCGCGCATGGGGAACGCCGATACCGATCGTGCACTGCACGGCGTGCGGCGAGGTGCCGGTCCCGGAGGATCGGCTTCCGGTGCGCGTTCCATCGCGTCCGCCGAACGGCGAGCCCGGCGGTCTTGCGGCGGTGCCGGGATTCGCCGAGACGGTGTGCCCGCGTTGCGATGCGCCCGCGCGGCGCGAGACCGATACGCTGGATTGCTACTTCGACGTCGTCTGGTGTTTTCTCGGCTGCGCCGCGCGGCTCGACGACGGCTTCCGCTTCTCGGCAGCGGACTTCGCGCCGTGGATGCCGGTCGACTGGTTTCACAACGGCCTGGACTCGTTCTTCTACATGCACCTCTACCGTTTCATCGGCCGGGTGCTCTACGAGATGGGAATCCTGGCGGAGCCCGAGCCGATTCGCCGCTACGCCGGGCACGACGCGGTGCTGCTCGCTGGCCGCAAAATGAGCAAGCACCACGGCAACACCGTCGCGCCGGACGAGATCGTCGAACGCGTCGGCGCCGACGTCTTGCGCTTGCAGATCCTCGGCGCGGCGAATCCGCTCAAGAGCGTCGAATGGTCGGCGTCGGGCGTGGAGCGCGCGCAGCGTTTCCTCGCGGATGCGTGGTCGCTCGTCTGCCGCGTCGCGGAAGACGTGCGTGACGGCGACGGCCCGTTGCGCGCTGCCGGCGACGAGCGCCGCCTACCGCTCGAGGACGCGGTCGATCAAAGCGTTCGCCGCATCACCGCATTCGTGGAGCGTTACCAGTACGCCGGCTGCATCCGCGAGTTGCAGAGCCTCTTGCGGCGCTTGCGCGCCGGGCTCGAGCGGCTCGAGCGGCGGCCCGACGACGAGCGGCTGCGCGCTGCGCTGGTCGCGAGCGCACGCCGGTTCGTGCAGGTGCTCGCACCGTTCGCACCGCACGCGGCCGAAGAGATGTGGGAACGCCTCGGCGGCGATGGTCTGGTCGCGGTCGCGCCGTGGCCCGGCGTCCTCCCCGCGTTCGGCGCGGCAGCCTGA
- a CDS encoding PqqD family protein, producing the protein MYPLRSEGVQARKVGPDTLILHSLLKQYHVLNHVAGRIWDLADGTRGADEIGSIVAAEFAVDEATARADVVSTLEALAALRIVELEPAR; encoded by the coding sequence GTGTACCCGCTGCGTTCCGAGGGCGTGCAGGCTCGCAAAGTCGGACCCGACACGCTGATCCTACACTCCCTGCTCAAGCAATACCACGTGCTGAACCACGTCGCGGGCCGTATCTGGGATTTGGCCGACGGAACGCGCGGCGCCGACGAGATCGGCTCGATCGTCGCCGCCGAGTTCGCGGTCGACGAAGCGACCGCGCGCGCCGACGTCGTCAGCACGCTCGAGGCGCTCGCCGCGCTGCGCATCGTCGAGCTGGAACCGGCGCGGTGA
- a CDS encoding class I mannose-6-phosphate isomerase, whose product MRVGHVSVRLYPYILEPKEAPAIWGGDALVKHYGKAGDPHQRLGESWECWDENRVANGALTGKTLADLRGELHEALTGAIDPARRFPVLTKIIDAREPLSVQVHPDDAYAQRVEGQPNGKTECWYILACEPGAELVLGWTRDVTRAEYERRVADGTLGDVLRRIAVHPHDVFYLPAGTLHAIGAGIQLFETQQASDLTYRIFDWNRVGADGKPRELHLQKAGDVLDFRATFPGAVAPLEFREEGLERALLVADRNFLVERVAITRDEAYLVTDGLPLTITAMEAHLRIDGPAVDAPGPSAVLEPWQSVVTPASFERIALIPGGEPTRALVVHPQPNLRKMRERATAAVDRAAADAFFAQFP is encoded by the coding sequence ATTAGGGTCGGCCACGTGAGTGTCCGGCTCTATCCCTACATTCTGGAACCGAAAGAGGCGCCCGCGATCTGGGGCGGCGACGCCCTGGTCAAGCACTACGGAAAGGCGGGCGATCCGCACCAGCGGCTCGGCGAGTCGTGGGAGTGCTGGGACGAGAACCGCGTCGCGAACGGCGCCCTCACCGGCAAGACGCTCGCAGACCTGCGCGGCGAGCTGCACGAGGCGCTGACGGGAGCGATCGATCCGGCGCGCAGGTTTCCGGTGCTGACGAAGATCATCGACGCGCGCGAGCCGCTCTCGGTGCAAGTCCATCCGGACGACGCGTACGCGCAGCGCGTCGAAGGCCAGCCGAACGGCAAGACGGAGTGCTGGTACATCCTCGCCTGCGAGCCCGGCGCCGAGCTGGTGCTCGGCTGGACGCGCGACGTGACGCGCGCGGAGTACGAGCGCCGCGTCGCCGACGGGACGCTCGGCGACGTGTTGCGCCGCATCGCCGTCCATCCGCACGACGTATTTTATCTGCCGGCCGGAACGCTGCACGCGATCGGCGCCGGGATTCAGCTGTTCGAGACGCAGCAAGCCAGCGATCTGACGTACCGCATCTTCGACTGGAACCGGGTCGGCGCCGACGGCAAGCCGCGCGAGCTGCACCTGCAAAAAGCCGGCGACGTGCTCGACTTCCGCGCGACGTTTCCCGGCGCGGTGGCGCCGCTGGAGTTTCGCGAGGAAGGGCTCGAGCGCGCGCTGCTGGTCGCCGACCGCAACTTCCTGGTCGAGCGTGTCGCGATCACGCGCGACGAAGCGTACCTCGTGACCGACGGTTTGCCGCTCACGATCACCGCGATGGAAGCGCACCTGCGGATCGACGGGCCCGCCGTCGACGCGCCCGGCCCGAGCGCCGTGCTCGAGCCGTGGCAGAGCGTGGTGACGCCGGCGAGCTTCGAGCGGATCGCGCTGATCCCGGGCGGCGAGCCGACGCGCGCGCTCGTCGTCCACCCGCAGCCGAATCTGCGGAAGATGCGCGAGCGGGCGACCGCTGCCGTGGACCGGGCGGCGGCCGATGCGTTCTTCGCGCAGTTCCCTTAG
- a CDS encoding glycosyltransferase, which translates to MVKALKVAAWISAAAWVGLVVARGRFWDSRADGLRDPAPGDPAPDVHAVVPARNEADVVAQTLSSLLAQRYPGRFAITLVDDRSDDGTGAVARATIAASAAQHPASMVDGTPTPDGWTGKVWALASGVEAARAAGARPVFWWFTDADVEHDPDTLARLVATALGERRALVSQMVALHSVTPWERLLIPAFVFFFRMLYPFAWVNDDRRATAGAAGGCVLIADEALRGIGGLERIKDELIDDCALATAVKAQGGGLRLELTTRSRSVRPYRSLQEIWSMVARTAYTQLRYSPLVLAGTVAGMLLLSYVPVAATFAGARRRRADVAFPGIIAWGTMALAYAPTLRLYGMRPMNALALPLAALLYTGMTIDSARRHLHGAGGAWKGRTFRPERR; encoded by the coding sequence ATGGTCAAGGCGTTGAAGGTCGCGGCGTGGATCTCGGCGGCGGCGTGGGTGGGGCTGGTCGTCGCTCGAGGACGGTTTTGGGATTCGCGTGCCGACGGCCTCCGCGATCCGGCGCCCGGCGACCCGGCGCCGGACGTGCACGCCGTCGTGCCGGCGCGAAACGAGGCCGACGTCGTCGCGCAAACGCTCTCCTCGCTGCTCGCGCAACGCTATCCCGGCCGGTTCGCGATCACGCTGGTCGACGACCGCAGCGACGACGGCACCGGCGCCGTCGCGCGCGCGACGATCGCCGCATCGGCGGCGCAGCACCCCGCGAGCATGGTCGACGGCACGCCGACTCCCGACGGTTGGACCGGCAAGGTGTGGGCGCTCGCGAGCGGCGTCGAAGCGGCGCGCGCAGCCGGCGCGCGTCCCGTGTTCTGGTGGTTCACCGACGCCGACGTGGAGCACGATCCCGACACGCTCGCCAGACTCGTCGCAACCGCGCTCGGCGAACGGCGCGCGCTCGTCTCGCAGATGGTCGCGCTGCACTCCGTCACGCCGTGGGAGCGTCTGCTGATTCCGGCGTTCGTCTTTTTCTTTCGGATGCTGTACCCGTTCGCATGGGTGAACGACGATCGCCGCGCGACCGCGGGCGCGGCCGGCGGCTGCGTGCTCATCGCCGACGAAGCGCTGCGCGGAATCGGCGGACTGGAGCGCATCAAAGACGAGCTGATCGACGACTGCGCCCTCGCGACCGCGGTGAAAGCGCAGGGCGGCGGGCTGCGGCTCGAGTTGACGACGCGCTCGCGCAGCGTGCGCCCGTACCGCTCGCTCCAGGAGATTTGGTCGATGGTCGCGCGCACCGCGTACACGCAGCTGCGCTATTCACCGCTGGTGCTCGCGGGCACGGTCGCGGGGATGCTGCTGCTCTCCTACGTCCCGGTCGCGGCGACGTTCGCCGGCGCGCGCCGCCGCCGCGCCGACGTGGCGTTTCCTGGAATCATCGCGTGGGGAACGATGGCGCTCGCGTACGCGCCGACGCTGCGGCTCTACGGCATGCGGCCGATGAACGCGCTCGCGCTTCCGCTTGCCGCGCTGCTCTACACGGGGATGACGATCGACTCGGCCCGGCGCCACCTGCACGGCGCGGGCGGCGCATGGAAAGGCCGGACGTTCAGGCCGGAACGCCGCTGA
- a CDS encoding cobalamin-dependent protein (Presence of a B(12) (cobalamin)-binding domain implies dependence on cobalamin itself, in one of its several forms, or in some unusual lineages, dependence on a cobalamin-like analog.) has protein sequence MSDITLVNTVLPSEVKVPPQGILYLTAALEAAGFDVDIRDYQLCEFDAPWEPATLARFVEGSAPVIGFSAMSYALPLVIATARLVKERAPEKIIVAGGIGPSGAGAPLLDYCPAIDVIVDGEGERTIVELMQAIRDGRELGSVAGIIHRAGGRARANAPRPRIASMVELAPPAYHRVDFSRYRLVDSQFGRGCPFRCTFCDIAPFWNRLNTHRPIEHYADELERLVNVHGARDVFIVDDTFVLARKSILQFCGEIERRGIEFEWGCYARVDLMDEELIERMAAAGCRKVFYGVESGSDAVLGEIVKDTTVQMIIDAVTRSLRHFSFVTASFMWGFPGESLDDLRQTVAFLLYLTSLGASPQLNLVLPYSYSTLYKQYRDQIRFDPRYSSQLQFYEGDDREWLCAMIAERPDLFSAFYQLPTQAFEEKWSYLEEIGLSPHELQYAYDHPVPAAR, from the coding sequence ATGAGCGACATCACCTTGGTGAACACGGTCCTTCCGAGCGAGGTGAAGGTCCCACCGCAGGGGATTCTCTACCTCACTGCGGCGCTCGAAGCCGCTGGGTTCGACGTCGATATCCGCGACTATCAGCTCTGCGAGTTCGACGCGCCGTGGGAGCCGGCGACGCTCGCGCGCTTCGTCGAGGGTTCGGCACCCGTGATCGGTTTCAGCGCGATGAGTTATGCGCTCCCGCTGGTCATCGCCACGGCGCGGCTCGTCAAGGAGCGCGCGCCGGAGAAAATCATCGTCGCCGGCGGGATCGGACCGTCCGGCGCGGGCGCGCCGCTGCTCGACTACTGCCCGGCGATCGACGTCATCGTCGACGGCGAAGGCGAGCGCACGATCGTCGAGCTGATGCAGGCGATTCGCGACGGGCGCGAGCTCGGCTCGGTGGCGGGGATCATCCACCGCGCCGGCGGGCGCGCGCGCGCGAACGCGCCGCGTCCGCGCATCGCCTCGATGGTCGAGCTCGCGCCGCCGGCGTACCATCGCGTCGACTTCTCGCGATACCGGCTGGTCGACAGCCAGTTCGGGCGCGGCTGCCCGTTCCGGTGCACGTTTTGCGACATCGCGCCGTTCTGGAACCGGCTCAACACGCACCGCCCGATCGAGCACTACGCCGACGAGCTGGAGCGCTTGGTCAACGTGCACGGCGCGCGCGACGTCTTCATCGTCGACGACACGTTCGTTCTCGCGCGCAAGTCGATCCTACAGTTCTGCGGCGAGATCGAGCGGCGCGGTATTGAGTTCGAGTGGGGCTGCTACGCGCGCGTCGACCTGATGGACGAAGAGCTGATCGAGCGCATGGCCGCCGCGGGATGCCGCAAGGTGTTCTACGGCGTCGAGTCCGGCTCGGACGCGGTGCTCGGCGAGATCGTCAAGGACACGACCGTGCAGATGATCATCGACGCGGTGACGCGCTCGCTGCGCCACTTCTCGTTCGTCACCGCCTCGTTCATGTGGGGCTTCCCCGGCGAGTCGCTCGACGATCTGCGGCAGACCGTGGCGTTCTTGCTCTACCTCACCTCGCTCGGCGCCTCGCCGCAACTCAACCTGGTCCTACCGTACTCGTACTCGACGCTCTACAAGCAGTACCGCGACCAGATCCGCTTCGATCCGCGGTACTCCTCGCAGCTCCAGTTCTACGAAGGCGACGACCGCGAGTGGCTGTGCGCGATGATCGCCGAGCGCCCGGATCTCTTCTCGGCGTTCTACCAGCTCCCCACTCAGGCGTTCGAGGAGAAATGGAGCTACCTCGAAGAGATCGGGCTTTCGCCGCACGAGCTGCAGTACGCGTACGATCACCCGGTGCCGGCGGCGCGATGA
- a CDS encoding radical SAM protein encodes MSAQRYFAAPVRWLRSDETLLAVSRVRPRWASVNETAAAIVQYCESDGGRSADEIHADFEARFGPVARGDLGDWLATLVRTGLLAGERDFAAQAPLGFDAYRVEHLYVELLARCNLRCVHCFMGGAPERTERLSANEVFALLEEFAASGGRYVTLSGGEPLIYPEFEEVARRVVQLGMYGTVITNGVRLRAPQLALLDELGFNVAISLDGITPEVNERIRGRSSLPTMATIERALAVLGPDRVVLSFTPVKANLGELEKLFSFVEERGIRRLNLSIYEEVGRASEFAGTLALDDADRLRLMRTVYHKAVELAGRVEIDLNDTRDILSQFSVDRTSAELHPLWRGVRVTSSGDVYPSTFGAVERFHLGNVREVPFRTVLASGVLRELYAALIDRDAKTPKCRECTWRQICRGGSVASAYCATGELYSPDPYCEAYLDVFPSIAAALAELAPAPVA; translated from the coding sequence GTGAGCGCGCAGCGCTATTTCGCCGCGCCAGTCCGCTGGCTGCGCAGCGACGAGACGCTGCTGGCCGTCAGCCGCGTCCGCCCGCGCTGGGCGTCGGTGAACGAGACGGCCGCCGCGATCGTGCAGTACTGCGAGAGCGACGGCGGTCGTTCGGCCGACGAGATCCACGCCGACTTCGAAGCGCGCTTCGGCCCCGTCGCGCGCGGCGACCTCGGCGATTGGCTCGCCACGCTGGTGCGCACGGGGCTGCTCGCGGGCGAACGGGATTTCGCCGCCCAGGCGCCGCTCGGCTTCGACGCCTATCGGGTCGAGCATCTGTACGTCGAGCTACTCGCGCGCTGCAATTTGCGGTGCGTGCACTGCTTCATGGGCGGCGCGCCCGAGCGCACCGAGCGGCTGAGCGCGAACGAAGTGTTCGCGCTGCTCGAAGAGTTCGCCGCGAGCGGCGGGCGCTACGTCACGCTCTCCGGCGGCGAGCCGCTGATCTATCCCGAGTTCGAGGAGGTCGCGCGGCGCGTCGTGCAGCTCGGGATGTACGGCACGGTGATCACCAACGGCGTGAGGCTGCGCGCGCCGCAGCTCGCGCTGCTCGACGAGCTCGGATTCAACGTCGCGATCAGCCTCGACGGGATCACGCCGGAGGTCAACGAGCGCATCCGCGGGCGCAGCTCGCTACCGACGATGGCGACGATCGAGCGCGCGCTCGCGGTGCTCGGACCCGACCGCGTCGTCCTCTCGTTCACGCCGGTGAAAGCGAACCTCGGCGAGCTCGAGAAGCTCTTCAGCTTCGTCGAGGAGCGGGGGATCCGCCGCCTCAACCTCTCGATCTACGAAGAGGTCGGGCGCGCGTCCGAGTTCGCCGGCACGCTCGCGCTCGACGACGCCGACCGGCTTCGCTTGATGCGCACCGTCTACCACAAAGCCGTCGAATTGGCGGGGCGGGTCGAGATCGACCTGAACGACACGCGCGACATCTTGAGCCAGTTCAGCGTCGACCGCACGTCGGCCGAGCTGCACCCGCTCTGGCGCGGCGTGCGCGTCACCTCGTCGGGCGACGTCTACCCGAGCACGTTCGGAGCGGTCGAGCGCTTCCACCTCGGCAACGTGCGTGAGGTGCCGTTTCGCACCGTCCTCGCCTCCGGCGTGCTGCGCGAGCTGTACGCGGCGCTGATCGACCGCGACGCGAAGACGCCGAAGTGCCGCGAGTGCACGTGGCGGCAGATCTGCCGCGGCGGCAGCGTCGCGTCGGCATATTGCGCGACCGGCGAGCTCTACTCGCCCGATCCCTACTGCGAAGCGTACCTCGACGTCTTTCCGAGCATCGCCGCGGCGCTCGCCGAGCTCGCGCCCGCGCCGGTCGCATGA